A region from the Diadema setosum chromosome 17, eeDiaSeto1, whole genome shotgun sequence genome encodes:
- the LOC140241109 gene encoding dopamine beta-hydroxylase-like, translated as MNKRCDFYSICMFLFLAFSTSRPMPIKEEAPQYDRAHAYRYETNFLTPHDDIDELANLKWSVEHTTSALRYMLSVPISDVDDDDDGGDHEVGAEPEEYPALSGREWVAVGMSPYGASAGADMVIFIRGAHGEITVLDTYTDEYGVLSVDDQQDYKLGSAWIRRSNNETDLGDDGDGDDRSSRRRRELVIEYTRKIDTCDDKDYMVERGTTHMLFLRGPGPWPMNETVEASVHPYHHSLRRVTLLKSETPKPSFPADTKTIDIVVDDVQVPDDATTYWCKVSRFPDAEVKHHIVKYEVVVSEGNEDLVHHIEVYHCDVPADVEVPLYQGPCDERPVDSSSRACSQVIGAWAMGAEAFVYPNEAGIAVGGPTSSFIMIELHYNNPTRKSNIIDSSGLRFYYTPTLRPYDAGIMELGLVYTPKLSIPPGMDKFVLTGHCLPKCTRAGFPRSGVYAFASQLHTHLTGTAVWTKHVRNGRELPELNRDDHFSSDFQEIRMLPKPVHILPGDTLITSCNYVTSQKENMTMGGFGISDEMCVNYVHYYPRSALEVCKSTISKRVLRNFFYWAAGHGNGLSDEMTNEEVLMWFNSINWTQATKRLWQTIVARTNVDMDCFKPAGVPFRGNWHDLERGKIRQRLERPVRGCELTRDFD; from the exons atgaataaacGATGCGATTTTTACTCAATATGCATGTTTCTCTTCCTTGCGTTCTCGACCTCCCGTCCGATGCCGATCAAAGAGGAAGCACCTCAATATGACCGCGCACACGCCTACCGCTACGAAACCAACTTCCTCACCCCACACGACGACATCGACGAGCTCGCCAACCTGAAATGGTCCGTCGAACACACGACGTCGGCTCTCCGCTACATGCTCAGCGTGCCAATCTCCGACGtcgacgacgatgacgacggAGGGGACCACGAAGTAGGAGCTGAACCTGAAGAATATCCCGCATTGTCGGGTCGAGAATGGGTAGCGGTTGGCATGTCACCTTACGGGGCGTCTGCAGGGGCCGACATGGTTATCTTTATCAGAGGCGCTCACGGGGAGATCACCGTCCTG GATACATACACGGACGAATACGGCGTTCTGTCCGTCGACGATCAGCAAGATTACAAACTGGGGAGCGCGTGGATCAGACGTTCCAACAACGAAACAGACTTAGGCGACGATGGCGATGGCGATGACAGGAGTTCAAGAAGGAGAAGAGAGCTCGTCATCGAGTACACAAGGAAAATTGACACGTGTGACGACAAGGATTACATGGTTGAG AGAGGTACCACCCACATGTTGTTCCTGCGAGGCCCCGGTCCCTGGCCCATGAATGAGACGGTGGAGGCCTCAGTGCACCCCTACCACCACTCCCTCCGGCGGGTGACGCTCCTAAAATCCGAGACGCCCAAGCCGAGTTTTCCCGCCGACACCAAGACCATCGACATTGTCGTGGACGAT GTTCAAGTTCCCGATGACGCCACCACCTATTGGTGTAAAGTCTCTCGATTCCCCGATGCTGAAGTCAAACATCACATCGTCAAG TATGAGGTGGTCGTATCCGAAGGCAACGAGGACTTGGTTCACCACATCGAGGTCTACCACTGCGACGTGCCTGCGGACGTCGAGGTGCCCCTCTACCAGGGGCCGTGCGACGAACGACCGGTCGACTCGTCAAGCCGGGCGTGTAGTCAAGTCATCGGTGCCTGGGCTATGGGTGCCGAG GCATTTGTATACCCGAACGAGGCTGGAATCGCCGTAGGGGGCCCAACATCCAGCTTCATTATGATTGAGCTTCACTACAATAACCCGACGAGAAAATCAA ACATCATAGACAGCTCAGGGTTGAGGTTCTACTACACCCCGACCCTGCGACCTTACGACGCCGGTATCATGGAGCTGGGGTTGGTCTACACCCCAAAGCTCTCCATCCCTCCTGGCATGGATAAATTCGTGCTGACCGGACACTGCCTCCCGAAGTGCACTCGAGCG GGTTTCCCGCGGAGTGGTGTCTATGCCTTTGCATCGCAGCTACACACACACCTGACGGGCACGGCCGTCTGGACAAAACACGTGAGGAATGGGCGGGAACTACCCGAGCTGAACAGAGATGACCACTTCAGCTCAGACTTCCAG GAAATTCGAATGCTGCCAAAACCAGTACACATCTTACCA GGAGATACATTGATAACATCGTGCAACTACGTTACCAGTCAGAAAGAGAACATGACAATG GGAGGATTTGGTATCTCTGATGAGATGTGTGTTAACTACGTCCACTACTACCCTCGATCAGCCCTAGAGGTGTGTAAGAGCACCATCTCCAAACGGGTCTTGAGGAACTTCTTCTACTGGGCGGCAGG TCATGGAAATGGCCTTAGCGACGAAATGACTAATGAAGAAGTTCTGATGTGGTTCAATAGCATAAACTGGACGCAGGCAACGAAGAGGTTGTGGCAGACAATTGTGGCCAGAACCAACGTTGATATGGACTGCTTCAAACCGGCTGGAGTTCCATTTAGG GGCAATTGGCACGACTTGGAGCGAGGCAAGATTCGACAGAGATTAGAGCGCCCTGTTCGGGGGTGTGAGCTAACCAGAGATTTCGACTGA